One window of Leguminivora glycinivorella isolate SPB_JAAS2020 chromosome 9, LegGlyc_1.1, whole genome shotgun sequence genomic DNA carries:
- the LOC125229564 gene encoding uncharacterized protein LOC125229564 isoform X1, whose product MQCSVTLERDVNSGKIVKMVNNVKNTSKKDYNLDNIVDRQCTRYQDTQEQSSTLRAGMPTCSVDQTEAVRRYYAAFPALKKGQESPLQYYLPPPAWCRKSDADQKLNMQSELSMISKDWNSKKKFSTSKERRNSYHGQRKNNKKRCNSYSRSFESEESLPEWVTHEGVWDMDTQDPVKEFIRAIALDEGYGTCENTVTDELKEIAQVKFRLNENMVPAWDDSLDFDAEWVINDDLKPRARTPMEDEMYAKFEAKFDRSIEALWKDQNTPDDEYQDLPIDFQDLLSSPSDNLFADPSVEKSMMSLTESIWSNASERESPSRLADALHARLRPLQLAEDADVAAAEPTDPADSYAVYSEVDIYDAAENVACTMRSLTAINHSRDRSGFVEVPPRSRARAPAAPLAAAAAAEAPARPPSDLLTSARTHFRPIERDADARYRDGDTFDIRGDLDPVPFRRSDSGGVYIEGSGERYLEYRQDKTIDYGRLRLTAAQRCPDLDDDAFKLRFPLRQRDAAVQTDRAELWCEDCGGSAKKKRPSAMESIWACDADAGACEACPPASPVPRPALPPDELTRDWEELLSDISAAHAGTGTGAGAPEPPDRKRRHSAALRCAAACSHPHARFLACCTLLDRPLTR is encoded by the exons ATGCAGTGCTCGGTAACATTGGAAAGAGACGTAAACAGTGGGAAAATAGTGAAGATGGTTAACAATGTTAAGAATACTAGCAAAAAG GACTACAATCTTGACAACATTGTTGATCGACAGTGCACAAGATACCAAGACACCCAGGAACAAAGTAGCACGCTTCGTGCAGGCATGCCCACTTGTTCAGTGGACCAGACAGAGGCCGTACGTCGATATTACGCTGCATTCCCGGCGCTGAAGAAAGGGCAAGAGTCGCCACTGCAGTACTATCTACCGCCGCCCGCCTGGTGTCGCAAGTCGGACGCAGATCAAAAACTCAACATGCAAAGTGAACTGTCTATGATCAGTAAAGATTGGAACTCCAAAAAGAAGTTTTCCACCAGTAAGGAACGTCGCAACTCTTACCACGGGCAGAGGAAAAATAACAAGAAGCGCTGCAACAGTTACAGTCGGTCTTTCGAAAGCGAGGAGAGTCTGCCGGAGTGGGTCACGCACGAGGGCGTCTGGGATATGGACACGCAGGACCCCGTCAAGGAGTTCATCAGGGCCATAGCACTCGACGAGGGCTACGGCACCTGTGAGAACACCGTCACAGACGAACTGAAGGAGATAGCTCAGGTCAAGTTTAGACTGAACGAGAACATGGTGCCTGCGTGGGACGACAGCCTCGACTTCGACGCCGAGTGGGTCATCAACGACGACCTCAAACCGAGGGCGCGCACGCCGATGGAGGACGAGATGTACGCGAAGTTCGAGGCCAAGTTCGACCGCTCGATAGAAGCTCTGTGGAAAGATCAGAATACTCCGGATGACGAGTACCAAGATCTGCCGATAGATTTTCAGGACCTGCTGTCTTCGCCGTCGGATAATCTGTTCGCGGACCCGTCGGTGGAGAAGAGCATGATGTCGCTGACGGAGAGCATCTGGTCGAACGCGTCGGAGCGCGAGTCGCCGTCGCGGCTGGCGGACGCGCTGCACGCGCGCCTGCGTCCGCTGCAGCTCGCCgaggacgcggacgtggccgcGGCCGAGCCCACCGACCCGGCCGACTCCTACGCGGTCTACTCCGAGGTCGACATCTACGACGCCGCTGAGAATGTGGCCTGCACCATGCGCTCGCTCACCGCTATCAACCACAGTCGCGATCGCAGCGGCTTCGTCGAG GTGCCCCCGCGATCCCGAGCCCGCGCGCCGGCGGCCccgctggcggcggcggcggcggcggaggcgCCCGCGCGGCCGCCGTCGGACCTGCTGACGTCGGCGCGCACGCACTTCCGCCCCATCGAGCGCGACGCCGACGCGCGCTACCGCGACGGCGACACCTTCGACATCCGCGGCGACCTCGACCCCGTGCCCTTCCGCCGCAGCGACTCCGGCGGCGTCTACATCGAGGGCTCCGGCGAGCGCTACCTCGAGTACCGCCAGGACAAGACCATCGACTACGGCCGCCTCCGCCTCACCGCCGCGCAGCGCTGCCCCGACCTCGACGACGACGCCTTCAAGCTGCGCTTCCCGCTGCGCCAGCGCGACGCCGCCGTGCAGACCGACCGCGCCGAGCTCTGGTGCGAGGACTGCGGCGGCTCCGCCAAGAAGAAGCGCCCGAGCGCCATGGAGAGCATCTGGGCGTGCGACGCGGACGCGGGCGCGTGCGAGGCGTGCCCGCCGGCGTCGCCGGTGCCGCGCCCGGCGCTGCCGCCGGACGAGCTGACGCGCGACTGGGAGGAGCTGCTGTCCGACATCAGCGCGGCGCACGCGGGCACGGGCACCGGCGCCGGCGCGCCCGAGCCGCCCGACCGCAAGCGCCGCCACTCGGCCGCGCTGCGCTGCGCCGCCGCCTGCTCGCACCCGCACGCGCGCTTCCTCGCCTGCTGCACGCTGCTCGACCGCCCGCTCACTCGCTAG
- the LOC125229564 gene encoding uncharacterized protein LOC125229564 isoform X2 — MPTCSVDQTEAVRRYYAAFPALKKGQESPLQYYLPPPAWCRKSDADQKLNMQSELSMISKDWNSKKKFSTSKERRNSYHGQRKNNKKRCNSYSRSFESEESLPEWVTHEGVWDMDTQDPVKEFIRAIALDEGYGTCENTVTDELKEIAQVKFRLNENMVPAWDDSLDFDAEWVINDDLKPRARTPMEDEMYAKFEAKFDRSIEALWKDQNTPDDEYQDLPIDFQDLLSSPSDNLFADPSVEKSMMSLTESIWSNASERESPSRLADALHARLRPLQLAEDADVAAAEPTDPADSYAVYSEVDIYDAAENVACTMRSLTAINHSRDRSGFVEVPPRSRARAPAAPLAAAAAAEAPARPPSDLLTSARTHFRPIERDADARYRDGDTFDIRGDLDPVPFRRSDSGGVYIEGSGERYLEYRQDKTIDYGRLRLTAAQRCPDLDDDAFKLRFPLRQRDAAVQTDRAELWCEDCGGSAKKKRPSAMESIWACDADAGACEACPPASPVPRPALPPDELTRDWEELLSDISAAHAGTGTGAGAPEPPDRKRRHSAALRCAAACSHPHARFLACCTLLDRPLTR; from the exons ATGCCCACTTGTTCAGTGGACCAGACAGAGGCCGTACGTCGATATTACGCTGCATTCCCGGCGCTGAAGAAAGGGCAAGAGTCGCCACTGCAGTACTATCTACCGCCGCCCGCCTGGTGTCGCAAGTCGGACGCAGATCAAAAACTCAACATGCAAAGTGAACTGTCTATGATCAGTAAAGATTGGAACTCCAAAAAGAAGTTTTCCACCAGTAAGGAACGTCGCAACTCTTACCACGGGCAGAGGAAAAATAACAAGAAGCGCTGCAACAGTTACAGTCGGTCTTTCGAAAGCGAGGAGAGTCTGCCGGAGTGGGTCACGCACGAGGGCGTCTGGGATATGGACACGCAGGACCCCGTCAAGGAGTTCATCAGGGCCATAGCACTCGACGAGGGCTACGGCACCTGTGAGAACACCGTCACAGACGAACTGAAGGAGATAGCTCAGGTCAAGTTTAGACTGAACGAGAACATGGTGCCTGCGTGGGACGACAGCCTCGACTTCGACGCCGAGTGGGTCATCAACGACGACCTCAAACCGAGGGCGCGCACGCCGATGGAGGACGAGATGTACGCGAAGTTCGAGGCCAAGTTCGACCGCTCGATAGAAGCTCTGTGGAAAGATCAGAATACTCCGGATGACGAGTACCAAGATCTGCCGATAGATTTTCAGGACCTGCTGTCTTCGCCGTCGGATAATCTGTTCGCGGACCCGTCGGTGGAGAAGAGCATGATGTCGCTGACGGAGAGCATCTGGTCGAACGCGTCGGAGCGCGAGTCGCCGTCGCGGCTGGCGGACGCGCTGCACGCGCGCCTGCGTCCGCTGCAGCTCGCCgaggacgcggacgtggccgcGGCCGAGCCCACCGACCCGGCCGACTCCTACGCGGTCTACTCCGAGGTCGACATCTACGACGCCGCTGAGAATGTGGCCTGCACCATGCGCTCGCTCACCGCTATCAACCACAGTCGCGATCGCAGCGGCTTCGTCGAG GTGCCCCCGCGATCCCGAGCCCGCGCGCCGGCGGCCccgctggcggcggcggcggcggcggaggcgCCCGCGCGGCCGCCGTCGGACCTGCTGACGTCGGCGCGCACGCACTTCCGCCCCATCGAGCGCGACGCCGACGCGCGCTACCGCGACGGCGACACCTTCGACATCCGCGGCGACCTCGACCCCGTGCCCTTCCGCCGCAGCGACTCCGGCGGCGTCTACATCGAGGGCTCCGGCGAGCGCTACCTCGAGTACCGCCAGGACAAGACCATCGACTACGGCCGCCTCCGCCTCACCGCCGCGCAGCGCTGCCCCGACCTCGACGACGACGCCTTCAAGCTGCGCTTCCCGCTGCGCCAGCGCGACGCCGCCGTGCAGACCGACCGCGCCGAGCTCTGGTGCGAGGACTGCGGCGGCTCCGCCAAGAAGAAGCGCCCGAGCGCCATGGAGAGCATCTGGGCGTGCGACGCGGACGCGGGCGCGTGCGAGGCGTGCCCGCCGGCGTCGCCGGTGCCGCGCCCGGCGCTGCCGCCGGACGAGCTGACGCGCGACTGGGAGGAGCTGCTGTCCGACATCAGCGCGGCGCACGCGGGCACGGGCACCGGCGCCGGCGCGCCCGAGCCGCCCGACCGCAAGCGCCGCCACTCGGCCGCGCTGCGCTGCGCCGCCGCCTGCTCGCACCCGCACGCGCGCTTCCTCGCCTGCTGCACGCTGCTCGACCGCCCGCTCACTCGCTAG